In a single window of the Methanobacterium alcaliphilum genome:
- a CDS encoding PD-(D/E)XK nuclease family protein: MYLSKRSKPFVIPEYSLTGDLLTYLSCGLKYRYHNKGSLPPSKPVQLWFGEFIHSVLEEAYLVWRDNGKKSFPWDWNDNIREIEIEIYRRLLGKGLSPPLNLFCPHDETVESQGLCSNNKHPHKLIASKRVEASINTWGPHLFPLIDEAEIKLKGTRNIPNHLEKISRSPYYGIKGVADVISSVNINKIPPGNLILSHINQNEDVLKILDTLNTPEYEIIIDYKGMSRPASDSDSCLHHEWQILTYAWLRSKQPNAKKITAGIIFYINELIPSLENFIELKEDVLNEKTDVEPRGFDLKAIKNWKKSESIPELSGQFKEKRSIRIIPITEDRIKESLNKFDEVVGEIEMCVYMESNNRGINSSWRYNPIERNCTVCDFKTYCPNPAPSKYRPTVP, translated from the coding sequence ATGTACCTTTCAAAAAGATCTAAACCTTTTGTAATACCGGAGTATAGTTTGACGGGAGATTTGCTAACATATCTCTCATGTGGATTGAAGTATAGGTATCATAATAAAGGTTCCTTACCTCCATCTAAACCAGTTCAATTATGGTTTGGGGAATTTATTCACAGTGTTTTAGAGGAAGCTTATTTAGTTTGGAGGGATAATGGAAAAAAATCTTTTCCATGGGACTGGAATGATAACATTAGAGAAATTGAAATTGAAATTTATCGAAGATTGTTAGGCAAAGGATTATCACCTCCATTGAACCTTTTTTGTCCCCATGATGAAACAGTAGAAAGTCAAGGCCTATGTAGTAATAATAAACATCCTCATAAATTAATTGCAAGTAAGAGGGTTGAGGCATCTATCAATACTTGGGGGCCTCATCTTTTCCCATTAATTGATGAAGCTGAAATAAAATTGAAAGGGACTAGAAACATTCCTAATCACTTAGAAAAGATTTCTAGATCTCCTTATTATGGTATTAAGGGAGTAGCAGATGTTATTAGTTCAGTAAACATCAATAAAATACCTCCAGGAAATTTAATTTTAAGTCACATTAATCAGAATGAGGATGTATTAAAAATTTTAGATACATTAAATACCCCCGAATATGAAATCATTATTGATTACAAAGGGATGTCAAGACCAGCTAGTGATTCAGATTCATGTTTACATCATGAATGGCAAATTTTAACTTATGCTTGGTTAAGATCTAAACAACCTAATGCTAAAAAAATCACTGCTGGGATCATATTTTACATAAATGAGTTAATTCCTTCATTAGAAAATTTCATTGAACTGAAAGAAGACGTTTTAAATGAAAAAACAGATGTTGAACCTAGAGGTTTTGACTTAAAAGCTATTAAAAATTGGAAAAAAAGTGAATCCATTCCTGAACTGTCCGGACAATTTAAAGAAAAAAGATCTATAAGGATCATACCCATTACTGAAGATAGAATTAAAGAATCATTAAATAAATTTGATGAAGTAGTTGGGGAAATTGAAATGTGTGTTTATATGGAATCAAATAATAGGGGTATAAATTCATCTTGGAGATATAATCCTATAGAAAGAAATTGTACGGTTTGTGACTTTAAAACTTATTGTCCTAATCCCGCTCCATCTAAATATAGACCAACAGTACCTTAG
- a CDS encoding DUF1232 domain-containing protein: protein MAYVFKDFYELLKENLDSFEGEYDKFIDFGPDLFNLLTKLLNEEFLSSDDRMMVNSAIAYFVAPYDVIPEQIYGPYGYVDDIFISCYVLLNIGESYGFSLLEEIWDDQLPNLEETLNLCYNKSKKIVGKDKKEILRYGGLIE, encoded by the coding sequence ATGGCATATGTGTTCAAAGATTTTTATGAGTTACTAAAAGAAAATTTAGATTCATTTGAAGGAGAATATGATAAATTCATAGATTTTGGACCTGATTTGTTCAATTTATTAACTAAGCTGTTAAACGAAGAATTTTTATCTTCTGATGATAGAATGATGGTTAATTCTGCTATTGCCTATTTCGTAGCACCTTACGATGTAATTCCAGAGCAAATTTATGGTCCTTATGGTTATGTTGATGATATTTTTATTTCTTGTTATGTTCTTTTAAATATTGGGGAATCATATGGTTTCAGTTTATTAGAAGAAATATGGGATGATCAATTGCCTAATCTTGAAGAAACATTGAATCTTTGTTATAATAAATCTAAAAAAATTGTAGGAAAAGATAAAAAAGAAATTCTTAGATATGGGGGTTTAATAGAATAA